GCGGCGGAGGAGGGCGCCGACGGGGGTGATGCGGGGGTCGTTGCGGAGCTTGTGGTCCGCGTCCCATTCGGCGCGGAGGTGGGGGTGGTTCCGGAGGTGGGTCTCGAGGATGGCGTCGGCGTTCGGGACCATGGTGCGGAACTTCCAGATGGTGAAGGGGCGGCCGTGCCGGCCGATGCGGCGTTGCCCGTAGAGGATGGGGCCGGGTCCGGAGGTGCGGACCAGGAGGGCGAGGGCGAGGAGGAGGGGGGTGATCAGGAGCCCCCCGAGGGTGGTGGCGACGACGTCGAAGGTGCGTTTGAGGGCGCGGTTGGTGGGGGACGACAGGCCGACGCGGACCTCGAGGGCGAGGAGGCCGTCGAGGTCGCTGACGCGGACGTCGCGGCTGGGGAGGCCGGCGAGGGTGGGGACGAACTGGACGACGTCGAAGGTCTTCGAGGCGCCGGTGACGAGGTCGTCGCGGACGCGGGGGTGGAGGGTGTCGGGGGTGACGACGGCGTGCCGGATCCCGTGGGTGCGGGCGTAGGGCTCGACCGCGTCGAGGGGACCGACGACGGGGACGGTGCCGAGCGCGGTGCCGTGGAGGGCGGGGTCGTCGTCGAAGGCGGCGACGGGGTGAAGTCCGTCGAGGGGCGTGGCTTCGAGGGCGCGCGCGACGCGCGCGCCGGTCGCGCCAGCCCCGACGAGGAGGACGGGGCGGCCCCAGAGCCCGAGGCGGAGAAGGGCCCGTTTGGCGAGGGCGCGGGCGGG
This window of the Trueperaceae bacterium genome carries:
- the wbaP gene encoding undecaprenyl-phosphate galactose phosphotransferase WbaP, which gives rise to PARALAKRALLRLGLWGRPVLLVGAGATGARVARALEATPLDGLHPVAAFDDDPALHGTALGTVPVVGPLDAVEPYARTHGIRHAVVTPDTLHPRVRDDLVTGASKTFDVVQFVPTLAGLPSRDVRVSDLDGLLALEVRVGLSSPTNRALKRTFDVVATTLGGLLITPLLLALALLVRTSGPGPILYGQRRIGRHGRPFTIWKFRTMVPNADAILETHLRNHPHLRAEWDADHKLRNDPRITPVGALLRRTSLDELPQLWNVLTGDMSLVGPRPITDDERPKYGDAFALYARVRPGITGVWQVSGRNDTTYEERVTLDAHYVRNWNVWIDLVTLWKTVDVVLNDEGAY